One Spinacia oleracea cultivar Varoflay chromosome 4, BTI_SOV_V1, whole genome shotgun sequence DNA segment encodes these proteins:
- the LOC110799799 gene encoding uncharacterized protein: protein MDLLKQEIMKKRQALSEETGGKRFFKRSEIEQKRRQKIREEEKRELEEKQQSSASSSASTASLLDLIYSTKPNTDSSTKTVTLTTDEQNSIDELKLSKHEVIRRLRLLKQPITLFGEDDHARLDRYKNVLKTGTFEVDSDVTEGQTNDFLRDIVELKKWQKTGIMSDRKRKSEDLEDGETGKGDDDLNGDGASSGVDADKDIKLMKAKFEDLCEEDKILVFFKRLLNEWRQELNEMQDLERRTAKGKQTVATFKQCGRYLTPLFKCCRKRALPDDIKKSLMFVVDCCMQRDYRTAVDCYIKLAIGNAPWPIGVTMVGIHERSAREKIFTNSVAHVMNDETTRKYLQSVKRLVTFCQRKYPTVPSRSIEFNSLANGSDLQALLMDEQHLEGGNHLSEEKLQLMPAPSDD, encoded by the exons ATGGACCTATTAAAACAAGAGATTATGAAAAAGAGACAGGCTCTATCTGAGGAGACTGGTGGGAAACGATTCTTCAAACGCTCTGAGATCGAGCAAAAGCGCCGCCAGAAGATCCGTGAAGAGGAGAAACGTGAACTTGAGGAAAAACAACAATCCTCTGCTTCCTCATCTGCGTCCACAGCATCGCTGCTTGATTTAATTTACTCCACCAAACCTAATACCGATTCCTCCACTAAAACTGTAACCTTAACAACGGATGAGCAGAATAGTATTGATGAACTAAAACTCTCTAAACACGAAGTGATTCGGCGTCTTCGGCTCCTTAAACAGCCCATTACCCTTTTTGGAGAGGATGATCATGCCCGTCTAGACAGGTATAAGAATGTCCTGAAAACGGGAACCTTTGAGGTTGACAGTGACGTGACAGAAGGCCAGACAAATGATTTTCTGCGAGATATTGTTGAATTGAAGAAGTGGCAGAAAACTGGGATTATGAGTGACCGAAAGAGGAAAAGTGAAGATTTAGAGGATGGAGAGACAGGTAAAGGTGATGATGACTTGAATGGGGATGGGGCCTCTTCCGGAGTTGATGCTGATAAAGACATTAAACTCATGAAGGCAaaatttgaggatttgtgtgagGAGGATAAGATTTTGGTATTCTTCAAGAGGCTGTTGAATGAATGGAGACAAGAATTAAATGAAATGCAGGATTTGGAGAGGCGGACCGCAAAAGGAAAGCAGACGGTTGCCACTTTCAAGCAGTGTGGGAGATACTTGACTCCATTGTTCAAATGCTGCAGGAAGAGGGCTCTTCCAGATGACATAAAGAAATCGTTAATGTTTGTCGTGGATTGCTGTATGCAGAGAGACTACCGAACTGCTGTGGATTGTTACATTAAGCTGGCCATTGGAAATGCACCATGGCCCATTGGGGTTACTATGGTTGGTATCCACGAACGTTCTGCTCGGGAGAAAATCTTTACCAATAGTGTTGCGCATGTCATGAATGATGAAACCACCCGCAAATATCTGCAGTCTGTCAAACGGCTGGTGACTTTTTGTCAACGCAAATATCCAACTGTTCCATCTAGGTCAATTGAATTCAATAGCTTGGCAAATGGTAGCGATTTGCAAGCTCTGCTAATGGATGAGCAACATTTGGAAGGAGGGAATCATCTTTCAGAGGAAAAGCTTCAGTTGATGCCTGCTCCAAG TGATGATTGA